From one Lolium rigidum isolate FL_2022 chromosome 4, APGP_CSIRO_Lrig_0.1, whole genome shotgun sequence genomic stretch:
- the LOC124706169 gene encoding uncharacterized protein LOC124706169 isoform X1 — MKGTSDFTFTMTQVNPSSKQHKEAVLVPIRMKFRGVCRKLYDYVRYDLREIAFPSSLPDPPGTKRRPKLSLNEKWCILKEATRLYVASWVRDIGPELRPNDYKLKEEPDPNITEEGKTASEPTMLEDLVVAARGGAEALKPALHRIYMGRASAYTSAVKNYVETYQEGLKGVLDEKAAGKGHQQVNEATKSSTAPPPPSSL; from the coding sequence ATGAAGGGCACTTCTGACTTTACTTTTACCATGACGCAGGTTAATCCATCATCGAAACAACATAAAGAGGCTGTCCTAGTACCAATCAGGATGAAGTTCAGAGGCGTATGCAGGAAGCTGTACGATTACGTGCGGTATGATCTCAGAGAGATTGCGTTCCCGTCTTCTCTGCCAGACCCTCCGGGCACCAAGAGGCGTCCTAAGCTCTCACTGAATGAGAAATGGTGCATCCTCAAGGAGGCAACCAGGCTCTATGTCGCTTCCTGGGTCAGGGACATCGGTCCTGAGCTCAGGCCAAATGATTACAAGCTCAAAGAGGAACCTGACCCCAACATCACCGAGGAGGGGAAGACTGCAAGTGAgcctaccatgcttgaggatCTTGTGGTGGCAGCGAGGGGTGGGGCAGAGGCCCTGAAGCCTGCGCTGCATCGCATATACATGGGCCGTGCCTCGGCATACACGAGTGCGGTGAAGAACTACGTGGAGACCTATCAAGAAGGGCTGAAGGGTGTCTTGGATGAGAAGGCTGCTGGAAAAGGTCACCAGCAAGTCAATGAGGCAACAAAGTCGTCAACAGCACCACCACCGCCATCATCATTGTGA
- the LOC124706169 gene encoding uncharacterized protein LOC124706169 isoform X2: MKFRGVCRKLYDYVRYDLREIAFPSSLPDPPGTKRRPKLSLNEKWCILKEATRLYVASWVRDIGPELRPNDYKLKEEPDPNITEEGKTASEPTMLEDLVVAARGGAEALKPALHRIYMGRASAYTSAVKNYVETYQEGLKGVLDEKAAGKGHQQVNEATKSSTAPPPPSSL; encoded by the coding sequence ATGAAGTTCAGAGGCGTATGCAGGAAGCTGTACGATTACGTGCGGTATGATCTCAGAGAGATTGCGTTCCCGTCTTCTCTGCCAGACCCTCCGGGCACCAAGAGGCGTCCTAAGCTCTCACTGAATGAGAAATGGTGCATCCTCAAGGAGGCAACCAGGCTCTATGTCGCTTCCTGGGTCAGGGACATCGGTCCTGAGCTCAGGCCAAATGATTACAAGCTCAAAGAGGAACCTGACCCCAACATCACCGAGGAGGGGAAGACTGCAAGTGAgcctaccatgcttgaggatCTTGTGGTGGCAGCGAGGGGTGGGGCAGAGGCCCTGAAGCCTGCGCTGCATCGCATATACATGGGCCGTGCCTCGGCATACACGAGTGCGGTGAAGAACTACGTGGAGACCTATCAAGAAGGGCTGAAGGGTGTCTTGGATGAGAAGGCTGCTGGAAAAGGTCACCAGCAAGTCAATGAGGCAACAAAGTCGTCAACAGCACCACCACCGCCATCATCATTGTGA